Proteins from a single region of Pyrus communis chromosome 6, drPyrComm1.1, whole genome shotgun sequence:
- the LOC137736879 gene encoding uncharacterized protein has translation MAMESNTGYLRDEAFGYGLNRHAISFQSGAIHSSSEMIPMGNYFATDGGMMLSSISGIVNNNPVISQAGNSSGSLLLDSVPGLKHDTGLAVEWSVEEQYNLTEGLIKYADEPSIMKYIKIAAMIRDKTVRDVALRCRWMTRKRRKPEEHSMGKKGNIRKDKLVESSSKTNIHSAAPLDMAAYSHSVHHMDQNERLQYEGLSGTFKHLLEQNAQAFSQITSNISSYKLQENIDLFYRTRNNLNAILNNMRGMPGIMSRMPPLPPIDEDLDNGILRNAT, from the exons ATGGCGATGGAGTCGAACACAGGATATCTCCGCGACGAAGCTTTTGGCTACGGTTTGAACCGACACGCTATATCGTTTCAGTCCGGGGCCATACACAGCAGCTCGGAGATGATTCCGATGGGGAATTACTTTGCTACGGACGGGGGCATGATGCTTTCGTCGATTTCAGGCATAGTTAACAACAATCCTGTAATTAGTCAGGCTGGGAATTCATCAGGTTCTCTGCTTCTCGATTCGGTCCCCGGGCTCAAGCATGACACAGGCTTGGCTGTCGAGTGGTCTGTGGAGGAACAGTACAACTTGACGGAGGGCCTTATCAA ATATGCTGATGAACCAAGTATTATGAAATACATAAAGATCGCGGCAATGATACGTGATAAAACTGTGCGTGATGTTGCTTTGAGGTGTAGGTGGATGACT AGAAAGCGTAGGAAACCTGAAGAACATAGTATGGGAAAGAAGGGGAACATTAGGAAG GATAAACTCGTGGAGTCGTCTTCAAAGACAAACATACATTCAGCTGCACCACTGGACATGGCTGCATATTCTCATTCGGTGCACCATATGGACCAGAATGAGCGTTTGCAGTATGAAG GATTAAGTGGCACATTCAAGCATCTATTGGAGCAAAATGCTCAAGCTTTCAGTCAAATTACATCTAATATTTCGTCATACAAG TTGCAGGAAAACATTGACCTCTTCTACCGCACGAGGAACAATTTAAATGCCATCCTTAACAA CATGAGAGGTATGCCTGGCATAATGAGCCGAATGCCGCCACTGCCACCCATTGATGAGGATCTTGATAATGGTATCTTGCGTAACGCAACTTAG
- the LOC137736880 gene encoding photosynthetic NDH subunit of lumenal location 3, chloroplastic-like, producing the protein MIYPRFPEHRSGHGKMVDMQLKGSACRIKKCAFDLLSIGNDLTNDDHSWELMGRDLRLKSTFLYCDLNQMISRSPRDQKRALTELANKLFCSIEELDHAVKIQSLPLTQDRYNEVAVILQEVMALAS; encoded by the exons ATGATATATCCTCGTTTTCCAGAACACCGTTCAG GGCATGGTAAAATGGTGGACATGCAATTAAAGGGAAGTGCTTGCAGGATTAAGAAGTGTGCTTTCGATTTACTGTCAATCGGGAACGATCTGACGAACGACGATCACTCGTGGGAGTTGATGGGAAGGGATCTCCGCCTCAAATCCACGTTCTTGTACTGTGATCTTAACCAGATGATCTCTCGTTCACCAAGGGACCAGAAGAGAGCTCTCACTGAACTTGCCAACAAACTGTTTTGCTCCATTGAAGAG TTGGATCATGCGGTGAAAATTCAAAGCCTGCCGTTGACCCAAGATCGATACAATGAGGTTGCTGTCATTTTACAGGAGGTGATGGCTCTCGCGTCTTAA
- the LOC137738226 gene encoding inactive leucine-rich repeat receptor-like serine/threonine-protein kinase At1g60630: MVSQKGRIFFLLLPLLFWGFLGSAEAGDAEALLTLKSTIDPQSVLPWRQGSNVCEWEGVKDCLRGRVTKLVLEYSNLTGVLDHKILNRLDQLRVLSFKGNSLSGQIPDLSGLLNLKSLFLNDNNFSGVFPSSISDLHRLKVVVLAGNKISGEIPMSLLRLRRLYVLYLQDNKFTGPIPPLNQTSLRLFNVSNNQLSGEIPVTPTLILFNASSFLGNVYVCGVQLDKPCGGIIAFPPSVSPTSQPGPKSKSKRGKLIKIIAGSVGGFAVVVICSVLLWMVCRRSRGGGGEARRSKGGVVGGAELATDRGGGSGEGPSGKGANNGGFSWEGEGLGSLVFCGAGDQQMGYRLEDLLKASAETLGRGTMGSTYKAVMESGFIVTVKRLKDAMYPRMDEFRRHVDLLGKLRHPHLVPLRAYFQAKEERLLVYDYFPNGSLFSLIHGSRTSGGGKPLHWTSCLKIAEDLASGVVYIHQNPSLTHGNLKSSNVLLGSDFESCLTDYGLTLFRDPNSLEEPSATTLFYRAPECRDIRKPSTQPADVYSFGVLLLELLTGKTPFQDLVQEHGSDIPRWVRSVREEETESGDDPASGNEASEEKLQALLNIAMACVALSPDNRPAMRDVLRMIRDARAEGHVSSNSSDHSPGRWSDTVQSLPREEHLSI, translated from the exons ATGGTTTCTCAAAAAGGTCGAATCTTTTTCTTATTGCTGCCATTGCTGTTCTGGGGTTTTCTGGGTTCGGCAGAAGCAGGAGATGCGGAGGCTCTGTTAACTCTGAAATCTACAATCGACCCTCAAAGCGTGCTGCCATGGCGGCAGGGAAGCAATGTGTGCGAGTGGGAAGGCGTGAAGGACTGCCTGCGAGGCAGAGTCACGAAGCTTGTGCTGGAATATTCGAACCTGACGGGGGTTCTGGATCACAAGATCTTGAACCGGCTCGACCAGCTGCGAGTCCTCAGCTTCAAGGGCAACTCCCTCTCCGGCCAAATCCCCGACCTCTCCGGCCTCCTCAACCTCAAATCCCTCTTCCTAAACGACAACAACTTCTCCGGCGTTTTCCCCTCTTCCATTTCCGACCTCCACCGCCTCAAAGTCGTCGTCCTCGCTGGAAACAAAATCTCCGGCGAAATCCCAATGTCACTGCTCAGGCTCCGCCGCCTCTACGTCCTGTACTTGCAGGACAACAAGTTCACCGGTCCCATTCCACCGCTCAACCAGACCTCCCTCCGGTTGTTCAACGTGTCGAATAACCAGCTATCCGGAGAAATTCCGGTGACCCCAACTCTGATTCTGTTCAATGCGTCGTCGTTTTTGGGGAACGTCTATGTCTGCGGGGTGCAACTTGACAAACCGTGCGGGGGCATTATCGCGTTTCCGCCGTCGGTCAGTCCCACCAGTCAACCGGGTCCAAAGTCAAAGTCAAAGCGCGGGAAACTGATTAAGATAATCGCAGGGAGCGTGGGCGGGTTCGCGGTGGTCGTAATCTGCTCGGTTCTGCTGTGGATGGTGTGCCGGAGGAGTCGCGGCGGTGGCGGGGAGGCGAGGAGGAGCAAAGGCGGGGTTGTGGGGGGTGCTGAGCTGGCAACTGACAGAGGAGGAGGATCAGGGGAGGGGCCCAGTGGCAAGGGAGCTAATAATGGTGGGTTTTCGTGGGAAGGTGAGGGGTTGGGGAGTTTGGTGTTCTGCGGAGCAGGGGATCAGCAGATGGGTTATCGTCTGGAGGATTTGCTCAAGGCGTCGGCGGAGACGCTGGGGAGGGGCACAATGGGAAGTACGTACAAGGCCGTGATGGAGTCCGGGTTTATCGTGACGGTGAAGCGGTTGAAGGACGCGATGTACCCGAGGATGGACGAGTTTAGGAGACACGTGGACTTGCTAGGGAAGCTGAGGCACCCACACCTGGTCCCACTGAGGGCCTACTTCCAGGCTAAGGAGGAACGCCTGCTCGTATACGATTATTTCCCCAATGGCAGCCTCTTTTCACTCATTCATG GTTCAAGAACTTCAGGAGGCGGGAAGCCGCTTCACTGGACGTCATGTCTTAAAATAGCTGAGGACTTGGCGAGTGGTGTTGTTTATATCCACCAGAACCCCAGCTTAACTCATGGAAACTTGAAATCCTCAAACGTCTTGTTAGGTTCCGATTTTGAATCCTGCTTGACGGATTATGGTCTCACGTTATTCCGAGATCCGAATTCACTCGAAGAACCTAGCGCAACCACTCTCTTTTATAGAGCACCAGAATGCCGCGACATCAGAAAACCATCCACCCAACCAGCCGATGTGTACAGCTTTGGCGTCCTCCTCCTGGAGCTCCTAACCGGAAAGACTCCCTTCCAAGACCTTGTCCAGGAACATGGTTCGGACATCCCTAGGTGGGTCCGCTCGGTGCGCGAAGAAGAGACAGAGTCAGGGGATGACCCTGCCTCGGGGAATGAGGCATCAGAGGAGAAGCTGCAGGCACTTCTTAACATAGCAATGGCTTGTGTTGCGCTATCACCGGATAACCGACCAGCGATGAGAGATGTTCTAAGGATGATAAGGGATGCTAGGGCGGAGGGTCACGTGTCTTCCAACAGCAGTGATCACTCGCCAGGGAGATGGTCGGATACCGTTCAGAGCCTGCCAAGAGAAGAACACTTGAGCATTTGA
- the LOC137738343 gene encoding uncharacterized protein, with protein MEEQTAQTDTTASDRTHTVVLDIESLTQLSDRSSGSPKMTRALSRKWSYRAERLITTDEEDTDEPPKKLLVKVNSQSEPLKQSLITAKSIGSSSTALTGTNRFMAINPRKILFIFATVSSMGTLILIYFTLAINRTV; from the exons ATGGAGGAGCAGACCGCACAG ACTGATACAACTGCTTCAGATAGAACTCATACCGTCGTGTTGGATATTGAGAGCCTTACACAACTCTCAGATAGAAGCTCCGGAAGCCCCAAAATGACA AGAGCACTCTCAAGAAAATGGTCTTATCGAGCAGAGAGATTGATTACTACTGACGAGGAGGACACGGATGAGCCACCAAAGAAACTTCTAGTGAAAG TGAACTCTCAGTCGGAGCCGTTGAAGCAGTCATTGATCACCGCAAAATCTATTGGGTCAAGCTCAACTGCGCTTACAGGCACTAATCGGTTTATGGCCATCAACCCTCGGAAGATCCTTTTTATATTTGCAACTGT GTCCAGTATGGGTACATTAATCCTCATATACTTCACACTGGCTATCAATAGAACAGTTTGA